In Girardinichthys multiradiatus isolate DD_20200921_A chromosome 18, DD_fGirMul_XY1, whole genome shotgun sequence, a single window of DNA contains:
- the rffl gene encoding E3 ubiquitin-protein ligase rififylin isoform X2 yields the protein MFASCCNWLCMDSADVDPSGGTDRRHHSYTNSAFSSQPSPPEPACKACGGSFDAPARKHVCVDCKKDYCSGCSAQQGLRPRLCHTCQRFYGNLLQRAELMKLKVKELRDYLHLHEVSTHLCREKEELVELVLSQQSSPSSSSAPDTPIVEPSAVTSDPTTRISISDSASDTSSPAPPTPEPEAPPTTTETPPSDAELEDDDPAWDPEEAPVSGRRASLSDLKSVDNIEELSVRQLKEILARNFVDYKGCCEKWELMERVTRLYQDQQNLLAANTVNAAGGGGGSAPGPEENLCKICMDSPIDCVLLECGHMVTCTKCGKRMSECPICRQYVIRAVHVFRS from the exons ATGTTTGCATCCTGCTGTAACTGGCTCTGCATGGACTCGGCTGATGTGGATCCGTCAGGCGGAACCGACAGAAGACATCATTCCTACACCAACTCGGCCTTCAGCTCCCAGCCGTCTCCGCCTGAGCCTGCGTGTAAGGCCTGCGGCGGCTCCTTTGACGCACCTGCCAGGAAG catgtgtgtgtggactGTAAGAAGGACTACTGCAGCGGTTGCTCCGCCCAGCAGGGGCTGCGGCCCCGCCTCTGTCACACCTGTCAGCGTTTCTATGGGAACCTGCTGCAGCGGGCGGAGCTGATGAAGCTGAAGGTGAAGGAGCTGAGGGACTACCTGCACCTGCACGAGGTGTCCACTCACCTGTGCAGAGAGAAG GAGGAGCTGGTGGAGCTGGTCCTGAGTCAGCAGTCATCACCTTCCAGCAGCTCCGCCCCTGACACCCCCATCGTTGAGCCCTCCGCAGTGACCTCTGACCCGACAACTCGGATCTCCATCTCTGACTCGGCTTCTGACACATCGAGCCCTGCTCCGCCCACTCCTGAGCCTGAAGCCCCACCCACAACCACAGAGACTCCGCCCTCGGACGCTGAACTAGAGGATGACGACCCA GCCTGGGACCCGGAAGAGGCCCCTGTCTCTGGCCGCAGGGCATCGCTGTCTGACCTGAAGAGTGTCGACAACATCGAGGAGCTCAGCGTCCGGCAGCTGAAAGAGATCCTGGCCCGCAACTTCGTGGACTACAAAGGCTGCTGTGAGAAGTGGGAGTTGATGGAGAGGGTGACCCGGCTGTACCAAGACCAGCAGAACTTGCTTG CAGCCAACACTGTGAACGCTGCAG GTGGCGGCGGCGGATCGGCGCCGGGCCCGGAGGAGAACCTCTGTAAGATCTGCATGGACTCTCCCATCGACTGCGTCCTGCTGGAGTGCGGTCACATGGTCACCTGCACCAAGTGTGGGAAGAGGATGAGCGAGTGTCCGATCTGTCGGCAGTACGTCATTCGAGCCGTGCACGTCTTCCGGTCCTGA
- the rffl gene encoding E3 ubiquitin-protein ligase rififylin isoform X1: MFASCCNWLCMDSADVDPSGGTDRRHHSYTNSAFSSQPSPPEPACKACGGSFDAPARKHVCVDCKKDYCSGCSAQQGLRPRLCHTCQRFYGNLLQRAELMKLKVKELRDYLHLHEVSTHLCREKEELVELVLSQQSSPSSSSAPDTPIVEPSAVTSDPTTRISISDSASDTSSPAPPTPEPEAPPTTTETPPSDAELEDDDPAWDPEEAPVSGRRASLSDLKSVDNIEELSVRQLKEILARNFVDYKGCCEKWELMERVTRLYQDQQNLLAANTVNAAGECVSVGWIKLSHGSLSDGVLALPQVAAADRRRARRRTSVRSAWTLPSTASCWSAVTWSPAPSVGRG; the protein is encoded by the exons ATGTTTGCATCCTGCTGTAACTGGCTCTGCATGGACTCGGCTGATGTGGATCCGTCAGGCGGAACCGACAGAAGACATCATTCCTACACCAACTCGGCCTTCAGCTCCCAGCCGTCTCCGCCTGAGCCTGCGTGTAAGGCCTGCGGCGGCTCCTTTGACGCACCTGCCAGGAAG catgtgtgtgtggactGTAAGAAGGACTACTGCAGCGGTTGCTCCGCCCAGCAGGGGCTGCGGCCCCGCCTCTGTCACACCTGTCAGCGTTTCTATGGGAACCTGCTGCAGCGGGCGGAGCTGATGAAGCTGAAGGTGAAGGAGCTGAGGGACTACCTGCACCTGCACGAGGTGTCCACTCACCTGTGCAGAGAGAAG GAGGAGCTGGTGGAGCTGGTCCTGAGTCAGCAGTCATCACCTTCCAGCAGCTCCGCCCCTGACACCCCCATCGTTGAGCCCTCCGCAGTGACCTCTGACCCGACAACTCGGATCTCCATCTCTGACTCGGCTTCTGACACATCGAGCCCTGCTCCGCCCACTCCTGAGCCTGAAGCCCCACCCACAACCACAGAGACTCCGCCCTCGGACGCTGAACTAGAGGATGACGACCCA GCCTGGGACCCGGAAGAGGCCCCTGTCTCTGGCCGCAGGGCATCGCTGTCTGACCTGAAGAGTGTCGACAACATCGAGGAGCTCAGCGTCCGGCAGCTGAAAGAGATCCTGGCCCGCAACTTCGTGGACTACAAAGGCTGCTGTGAGAAGTGGGAGTTGATGGAGAGGGTGACCCGGCTGTACCAAGACCAGCAGAACTTGCTTG CAGCCAACACTGTGAACGCTGCAGGTGAGTGTGTTTCTGTCGGTTGGATCAAACTGTCCCATGGGTCCCTTTCTGACGGTGTCCTCGCCCTCCCGCAGGTGGCGGCGGCGGATCGGCGCCGGGCCCGGAGGAGAACCTCTGTAAGATCTGCATGGACTCTCCCATCGACTGCGTCCTGCTGGAGTGCGGTCACATGGTCACCTGCACCAAGTGTGGGAAGAGGATGA
- the rffl gene encoding E3 ubiquitin-protein ligase rififylin isoform X3, translating into MFASCCNWLCMDSADVDPSGGTDRRHHSYTNSAFSSQPSPPEPACKACGGSFDAPARKHVCVDCKKDYCSGCSAQQGLRPRLCHTCQRFYGNLLQRAELMKLKVKELRDYLHLHEVSTHLCREKEELVELVLSQQSSPSSSSAPDTPIVEPSAVTSDPTTRISISDSASDTSSPAPPTPEPEAPPTTTETPPSDAELEDDDPAWDPEEAPVSGRRASLSDLKSVDNIEELSVRQLKEILARNFVDYKGCCEKWELMERVTRLYQDQQNLLANTVNAAGGGGGSAPGPEENLCKICMDSPIDCVLLECGHMVTCTKCGKRMSECPICRQYVIRAVHVFRS; encoded by the exons ATGTTTGCATCCTGCTGTAACTGGCTCTGCATGGACTCGGCTGATGTGGATCCGTCAGGCGGAACCGACAGAAGACATCATTCCTACACCAACTCGGCCTTCAGCTCCCAGCCGTCTCCGCCTGAGCCTGCGTGTAAGGCCTGCGGCGGCTCCTTTGACGCACCTGCCAGGAAG catgtgtgtgtggactGTAAGAAGGACTACTGCAGCGGTTGCTCCGCCCAGCAGGGGCTGCGGCCCCGCCTCTGTCACACCTGTCAGCGTTTCTATGGGAACCTGCTGCAGCGGGCGGAGCTGATGAAGCTGAAGGTGAAGGAGCTGAGGGACTACCTGCACCTGCACGAGGTGTCCACTCACCTGTGCAGAGAGAAG GAGGAGCTGGTGGAGCTGGTCCTGAGTCAGCAGTCATCACCTTCCAGCAGCTCCGCCCCTGACACCCCCATCGTTGAGCCCTCCGCAGTGACCTCTGACCCGACAACTCGGATCTCCATCTCTGACTCGGCTTCTGACACATCGAGCCCTGCTCCGCCCACTCCTGAGCCTGAAGCCCCACCCACAACCACAGAGACTCCGCCCTCGGACGCTGAACTAGAGGATGACGACCCA GCCTGGGACCCGGAAGAGGCCCCTGTCTCTGGCCGCAGGGCATCGCTGTCTGACCTGAAGAGTGTCGACAACATCGAGGAGCTCAGCGTCCGGCAGCTGAAAGAGATCCTGGCCCGCAACTTCGTGGACTACAAAGGCTGCTGTGAGAAGTGGGAGTTGATGGAGAGGGTGACCCGGCTGTACCAAGACCAGCAGAACTTGCTTG CCAACACTGTGAACGCTGCAG GTGGCGGCGGCGGATCGGCGCCGGGCCCGGAGGAGAACCTCTGTAAGATCTGCATGGACTCTCCCATCGACTGCGTCCTGCTGGAGTGCGGTCACATGGTCACCTGCACCAAGTGTGGGAAGAGGATGAGCGAGTGTCCGATCTGTCGGCAGTACGTCATTCGAGCCGTGCACGTCTTCCGGTCCTGA